A single uncultured Methanobrevibacter sp. DNA region contains:
- a CDS encoding 4Fe-4S binding protein — protein MKVDMEECGVCEDCIDVCLEEAIQRRAYTIIIDESKCNNCGECVDVCPVGALYEE, from the coding sequence TTGAAAGTAGATATGGAAGAATGTGGAGTTTGCGAAGATTGTATTGATGTATGTTTAGAAGAAGCAATTCAAAGAAGAGCATACACAATCATTATCGATGAAAGCAAATGCAACAATTGCGGCGAATGCGTTGACGTTTGTCCAGTTGGCGCATTATATGAAGAATAG